The genomic interval tggccaccaaactggcttagcatgctattacttagggaacgcaaaaaaaatgactctttttgagtctatcgaggagatggctgcattaaggtaagcgatctacggagtagcctctgactaagacctggactagcccagatgtgtcgtgagcctgttctggccaaacaaggtctctaagcgactcAGACTCCTAACAAACCTAAGTctaaatattatagttaattaatgatccaaatttaatcacaactagagggatcagcagttacctttaaataaatataactaaaatcacaaaagattggagtcagataaaattatgtataaggtcagtactataattggaaacaataattggattaataaatattagtgatttttaatgagacacaaagaaaagaccgaacatgcattgaccttcgaccagggcctctggattccgttctgcaggaaaagggggacccttacatttGTCTTTGGATATACCGCTGCCTCTCTGCTCTTTCCCTTGGCCCATGCAGAGAATAGCTGTATGACATTGAAAGAAGGGGTGAAATAATAGgctaaactattttaacaactgttaatgttaacaaatcttaaaattaaaaacaaatcagttgCATGCCTTATTAGGCAgatttgtgacattttaaacaatacagatttatttttactggcttttataatatttactaagGGTGCCAATACTTCTGAATACGACTGTACGGTTGATATGCAGATCACTcgcacacacattttctttacattaaaacataactaaaaaactacataaatcaattttttttggAACAATGCACACTTTTGAGACACTCCCTAACTCGATGTGTTCAAGTGGGGATCGTTGTGAAGAAATTTCTTTACTTGAGAtgcttaaaacaacatttattgtgATATTATATGAGATCTGAAAAAGATAGAGCATGAACCATGACCATTTAGTGATTACATTAACTTAAGAAGTTAAATATTGTCTAACCGTCCAACATAAAACCAGCTGTCTCTGTCAAAGGGGTTAAGAGGTTATTAAAGTCTCACAAGAACAAAGTGACCAATGAAACACAAGATGATACTCATGAACGCAATAAGGAAAGTGACTCGCCTCAAATAATTGTAGATCTTCCCACTTCCAAGCTCTGAAATTCCTGAAACCTGCTTCCTGCTTTCTTTTTACAGATATGAGAATAAGAACGACAGTCAGAGATGACACACTGATCTGGTTGTTCAAAAAGATATATAAACCCGGCATTGTACAAGCTTTGTGAATAAATGACTACACTACGAGAATGAATCCAAGATATTCACAGGATTTCACTTTCAATAATTTAGGGGCAAAATGATTTGAAGAAAATTAGCTTGTAGCTCGTTTTCTACAAGCTTTCcccaaaatacatttatcatcTCAGTGCGCTGGCAACCGAGAGACAAATCTGAAGGGGCCGTCTGCAAAGGgcgaaatgtgaaaaatgttacaaaaaaaaaaaaaaaaaaaaaaaaaaaaagttttcgtTATATAAACAGATTTGGGGCCATTATTGGAATTGAACGTTATCATGCAGTGAATCTGGCCAATCCTTAGCTCTCGGATTGCTATTACAATACTTTGATGCCAAACGTGACGGCCACATGATTCAATTCGACAGCTCTGTTTCAATTCGAACACAATTTCTAATTGGCACTCACTACTTCAGTCTATATAAACTTGACCGTATTAATTACAAATCTTTATAAACCCTCGAATAATGCAAATTCACTGGGATCTCCTCTCAGTGGCGAACCATTGAACCAGTGTCTACGGTTTTTACCTGATCTCTTTTCCCATTTCTATGGCATCGTCGATTAACTTCATTATAGAGCTAAGAAAACTTAACATCTAATGTTTGAAGCAGATGCCATAACAAACGTCAACAGACAGCagatttattgtctttttacaAAGCATTCAATTGCAgataaataacatgaaaaaaacaacaccgaACACACAATAGGAACTTTTACCTACGTTTTTAACCAATATACTCCTGATAAACCAACTTATCAAATAACTAGTTCTTGGAAATGTTAACCTGCTTCTAAAATGGAACCAGTTTTCGATATCCAACCATTGGTTTCTTTAGTTAGGAGATTTGTACATCTTCGAGTGTTGTGTAGGAGGAACTCTTGAGTTAGTAAAATATTCAAGAAATCTAAAAACGAGACCCATCAGAAGGAGTTCAAATGTCATACAATCACGAAGATAGTCTCAAAATCGGGATATTACTTTTAACGTAATACCTTTCTAAAGAAACGAGAAAGTAGAAATCAAAAAGTTGCTGCTCCTTTTTGGAGAAGAACTGCAATTTCTTACTGAAATGAGTTAGCAAGTGATTTCCGCTTGCTTGGATTGGTGAATCTTCCTCCTGTGTAAATTCTCATGAACCTTTAGGTTCCTTTTTAccgtgaaactctttccacactgagagcaggcGAACGATTTCTCTCCCGTGTGAACTCTTGCGTGGATCTCAAGCTTCGAGCTGTTTTTTAAACTCTTCCCACAGTGACGGCACATGAACGGCTTTTCTCCGACGTGAATTCGAACATGATCCTCGAGGCGACTCGCGTCCGCGAAACGACTTTGACACTGCTGGCATTTAAAGCGGTTTTCTCTCGAGTGAAGCGCCGTGTGATAATTGAGGCTTTCCTTGTAGctgaaactctttccgcacAGAACGCACACGAACGgcctctctccggtgtgaacccTCATGTGAGACGTGAAGTTCTCACGACGCgtgaaactctttccgcacAGTTTACAGGCGTGAGGCTTCActccggtgtgaactctcatgtgaCTCCGGAGACCTCCGCTCCGTAGGAAGCTCATCTCGCACAGCTGGCAGGtgtacggtttctctccggtgtgaattctcGTGTGCactttaaggttttttttctggGTGAAATACTTGCCGCACTCGGTGCAGGTGTGCGGTCTCTCTCCGGTGTGTATCGTCATGTGAGTCTTGAGATCTCCATTTCGtctgaaactcttcccgcactgctCGCAGGCGAAAGGTCTCTCTCCCGTGTGGATCCTCGTGTGGATAATAAGGTGACTCTCCCGTGTAAAGCTCTGTCCGCACAGAGAGCATACGAACGGTTTCTTTTCCGCGTGAGCTTTCGTGTGGACTTTAAGGCTCTCTTTTTGACTGAACATTTCGCCGCAGTGCTGACAGGCGTACGGTCTCTCTCCGGGACCTACTCTTAAGTGGGAATTGAGGCTTTGCGTTTCTCGAGATTGTTTTGCCGTTGATTGTTTTTACCCAACCAATCGGTTTAAAATCATGCTGATTGTCAAATTGACGTTTCTCCTCCGTTCCGTTCGGTTCTTGACTCTTCTCGTTTAGTGCCGTCGggtctgagaaaaaaaaaaaaaaaaaaggagacaaATACAAGCTTACAATTTCcattaacagttttaatgttaaatCGTGATAATGCCGATTAGCCAATTATTAATGAGAACCAGTATCAATGATACAAATACAGGTATTGGTgtctttattaaatgcaatttgaaTTTAGCTTTATTAAATAGCTGTTGAATTTAGCTAATAATTTGGACTGAAATACCTAGTTTGCCCACTctgtgtcagtttttttttttttttttgaggaaattAATGCATGTTGACATTTAGCCACTGTATTTCTGATTTCTCCCAACAGGAGCAACATTactagttatatatatatggcaaaacagataaaaaaaaaacagatcaaagTAAACAGGATTTTCAAGGTCTTAAAGAGCTTCATTTCAATGTTCTTTGTCTTATCAGACACAAATGATGAAGAGAGCATGGCTTGACCTCTGGGCTGCACTCGTAGCTCTATTGGTGACGATGGTTTTCTATTGActgtcaaaataattatttgcaacAGCTATCATGCCTTTAATtccactacaaaaaaaaaaaaaaaagagcaagaacTATTATAGCAAGAACGTTAAAACGCTAAAGGCGAAAGTCTTTGTCGCCATTTTATGGTACGAAATTTTATGGTTTACTTGTGCCTTGCACTAcagatttactttatttactgcATTATATGGAGATCTCACACTGAAGTATGTTTCTGCTCTAATGTTTCTGTACctccactgaaaaaaacaaaacaaaaaaaagtagtaagGTACATGGTTTAAAACCATTagattttagctacatttaaattaagttcAAGGAAGGCTTGAGGAAGGAGGAGGAAATGTCAAGTTTACAAGATAATAGGTAATAGCTATAGCAAACGCTtgagaatgaaaaacaaagtaaattaCTCACATTTTAGGACTATTTCTGATACTCTCAtaattacagaaacaaaatgtgGGTTTAATATTGTACAAACTAATCATTTAATTACACTCGCATAATATTCTTAGAAAACCAATCGATTcctggaaataataataaacctacCTGTTTGTTCTTCGCTATCTTCATGTTTGACTCTCAAGGTTTCTTCAATCTTCACGTCTTTACTCTCTTCTTTAATAAACTCCATCTCTGTTTGTTCCTCGGCATCTTCACGTTTGACTCGTGTTTCTTCGATCTTCAcgtcttcactctcctctttaacaaACACCATCTTTACACTCGTGTGCAGACACTTTTTCCTGTTTGAGATCAAAAGAATCGACAGAAAGGAACGTTAGACTTTAAATCTGCTTTTAAATCAGTCCCCTAACTCGGCAGCACAGAgtacattaaagaaataaaaaaaatgtccttatAATTATAGCGTATCCACTTCATtgcaaactaataataataataaaaaatcatatGGAAGGATCATATTTTGGCATTCACTCATTTATAGTCAAAACATTTGCAGTTTGTCCAATGTGAAATCCCAACGTGCATGTTATCTGCCCTAAATAGTGCCGTTTTCTCCTTCACTACTGACTAAACTAGTGTTCGTGATGTACTGGTTCACTACGAAGGGAGCGAAAAGAGACGAACCGTTCCTTTTCCTCGTGCACATCACTCGCAGAAAGTAACCCTCTGTAACGGCACTAGTCGAGGATGAGTGCAGTTCTTCATCTGGATggatttaaacacttaaaaaaagcGCACACCTGTCCGTCAGCCGAATCAGACGCGCGAGCGCGGCGCCGTCTTATGACGTCACAGCGCCACACCAAAACAAACGTGTCGTCCGCGCGCTAAAACAATAACGTTTTATATTAGAAAACACATATGCGACCGTGGACCACAAACAGTCATAAGTAGACgggttttgtgtgtgcatgcataaaTCCAGCTGGAAGGTGAATTTTGTAAAACAGCAAGAACATTACAGCAGTTTGAATGGGTTATGGACAATTTATGTAGCAAAAACAAGAATTTTACAGAAGagagataaaacaaaaacaacaacaacaaaaagggtTTGTGAGGGTTTGAAATTAGAAGAAACTTTGAATGGCCATGTTTTTCAAGATGTGTGGGGATATGTACCGTACGCTGTTGTTTTCCCCAGTAAGACATGTCCCTGcatcaacattactgtccaacATTATGGAACCTATAACCTATCATTTATACCTAAAATAAGAGAGACGTAAGCCTAAAACGGTCATTTGCTGAAGAGTTATCCCTTAATTCtaattggttgattggaatgttaTGCCAAGACCAACAATTTGTGAAATCACAGacataaagacattttctaCATAGTTTGTGGCTTAGTCTTCGCGACTTCGCTACTCCTAATGTTCCACGGGTATAGGAGCTAGTTTTAGTGTTAAAACGCTTTTTGGAATACATTTAAAGTCAGGTttacgttttgttttattttaaaatgtagcgtTAAAcatgtttagatatttatactCTAGAGTTGTTTGTGCTACTGTATATACATGGACTAGTTGCGTTTATTCTTTAAAACGCATGATTACtttgctgtaaatgttttttaaaatacttaagtGAAAGGTAGCATTTTAGTCTTGTGCTAAATAAGGATAACTATTACATGTGTGACTATGATAAAATTGTTTGTCTCCTGCATAGATCACTTAACCCTTTCCCATATAGCCACAATAGCTATGCACAGGAGTAGGGTTGCCACTTTTTGCTGAAGAACACTGAACtgttatatttgaattattccGATCTCTCTAGCAGGTTAATGTGCAGTGGATCGTACCTGAGTGTGGATTTAGATCAATGAAAAGGAAGAATCGATTAATAGTATTTGAAGTCTCGGGTTCCCTTTCAGTGTGTTCTGGGTTTCCACCTGGTCAGGCGAAACCCCCGACCTTCCTGCTGTCCACACCTGGCTTCAGAGGAGTGTAGAGACTTGGATCTCTCCTCACGTTCGCCAGTGGTCAGAACCGTGAGAGAACAAGCCAACCGTCGTCGCAGAGAGTCTCCGGTCTACACAACTGGGAAATGCGTCTGGCCGTCCTCCCAGGATTTTCGCCTCCGCCTTCCCTGCAAGAAATTAAATCCTAGGTGTGTGGGTCCCTTCAAAGTTCTCGGGCAGATCGTTCCTGTTTCCTATCGTTTGGCATTGCCTTCTAATTATTGCATTTCTCCCACTTTTCAGGTGTCTTCGCTCGAACCCGCCGGTGGCCCGAGAGGAGAGAAGGACCAGGACGAAGCTCCCTTGATCATCGATGGTGAGGAAGTCTACCAAGTAAAGGAGGTACTCAATACAATATCTCATAGACTGGGAGGAATACGGGCCAGAGGAACGATCCTGGGTCAATGCCTAGGACACCATACACTGACCACTGACTTCCACCGGGACCACCCGGAAAAAAGCCTGCTCCCCATTCTCGGGGAAGACCTCGGCGTAGAATTGTTTGATCTCACGTGTCTGGGCATtaagcacgctgaggtggcttTCGTGGATGAGTTATGCTCCCAGTGCGGTAGGATGACCATCGCGGAGTTGCGGACCAGACTTCGCTTCCTGCAAAGGGGCGGAGTACCCGTTCCTTTGCCAAGGACTAGGGCTCCTCCTGCTGGCAACAGTGGGGAGAGCGCTCCCTCTGACAGTGGACGGACTGGTCTTACAGTGACATTGAGGAACTCTCCACCGAGGGGGACTCCTGCCACTGGTGCTCCGCAGCCAGTGGAGCTGCCAAGGGAACAGCCTGGACCTTCTTACAGGAAGGTACCAGTTGTATCCTTTGGAGCTTCCCCTGATGACCAGATGTCGTTTGCGGCATTGGAAGAAGAGCCTGAAGGTTCTGGAGATGAAGGTCTGGCTGGTGGGGCATCTGATGGGATCTGGAactggtggctatgcttgcctgGGCCGCTGAGAGGATCGGGCTCGAGTGGAAACCTCCACCGCGTCCTGAGCCCTcaaggctggacgattggttcACAAGGCCCCAACCCGGTACcattcttcccggaagtgcatgggGAGCTTACTGGGGCATGGaaggcacctttcactgccagaaaccgccccagtggctcctgctccttcaccacccttgatgGCGGCACAGCCAGGGGGTATACGGTGATCCCCCGAGTGGAGCAGTCCCAACTCCATTTCCACTTGGCGCAGTGATCCTGTGGCCGGGTGGagaatcttttgttttttttcgccCCTGATCTCACGGTTAGTGAACATTGCGGATGCCCCTGTCTTGTGTGCGGAGACTGCGGtccatagtgcccaagaaaggcggtgggttacaGCCAATCCTGGAtctgacacagaaacgcctatttcAGTGCGTctgtccccaggattggtttgtagcgatcgacctgaaggacgcGTACTTTCATGTGTGGATTCTTCcgcgccacaggccattcctgaggttcgcgttcGAAGGTCAAGCATTTCAGTACAAAGTCCTACCCTTTGGGCTCTCTCTGTCGCCAAGTGTCTTCACGAAAGTCGTGGAGGCTGCCCTTGCTCCGCTAAGAGAACAGGGCGTTCGCATCCTCAACTACCTGGACGATTGGCTCAATCTGGCTCAGTCAcaggctcagttgtgcgaacacaagGGCCTGGTgttacagcacctcagccagttggggtttcaggtcaaccaggagaagagcaaactctgtccaacacagaggatctcttttcgtGCCGAATGCGTGTTGAACTGTTTGAATATGTTCAAGGGCAggacggcggtcccactgaaatattttcagaggctcctggggcatatggcagccgcagCCGTAGTGACGCCActgggactactccatatgagaccgcttcaacattggctacacgatcgtgTCCCGAAGTGGGTGTGGCAATGTGGCACTCACCGGCCTGCTGCCAAACCTTCccccccgtggtcagacctctcgttcctactgtccggagtgcccctggagcaggtatgctgtggttttcACGGATGCCTCTACCACTGGCTGGGGGGCCACgtacgggcatgcagtgtcaggggtttgaacaggccctcaactgcaatggcacattaACTATATCTCGCCCTAGGCTGTCTCAAGAAccgccttcgaggccagcatgtactagtccacACGGACAACATACCGACCGTTGCGTAAaccaaccaacaaggtggtctatgctcccgtcgtatgtcgcaactagcccgccacctcctcctatggagtcggaagtttctgaggtcgcttcatgccattcacattccaggagtgtgcaaccaggcagccgacgagctgtcgtgagctgcactacccggagaatggagactccattcCCAGATGGTTCAACTGATTTGGGAACGTTTCGGAGCCGCTCAGGTAGACcagtttgcctctccagagacttcccattgccagTGGTTTTTCTCCCTGACCAAGGGGACACTCGGCACGGACGCACTGGCTCACAAACACTCAGAGGACGAGGAGCAGGTCCTGATAATAGCACCCTACTGGCCCACGAAGAcctggttcccagaacttgtgctccttgTGACAGCCCCTTCaaaggaaggatcttctgactcagagacggggcaccctttggcacccgcgtccagacctctggaaactccatgtttGGTCCCTGGACAGGACGCAGAGGCTCTGGGTAacctacctcaaggggtagttgacaccatttcttcggctagagcgccgtccacgagacagacCTATGTCTCGAAGTggagcctgttcgtcgagtaGTGTTCTTCTCAAGGAGAAGAACACTACTCTGATCAGAGTCGTGCTTACTTTCTTGCAgtaagggttggagcgaaggctgtctccctccacccttaaagtctacgtggctgcgATCGCTGCAAATCACGActccatagatgggaggtctttGGGTAAACATGACCTGatcatcaggttcctgaggggggccaggaggttgaatccacCGTAGGGGGTggcctcttgggacctgtctgtagtgctgacagcactgacAGCTCCATTTGAACCTTTCATTTGAACCAGCAGTTGAGTTAAAGCTCTTGTCAATGAAGGCACTGCTCCTGCttgcattggcctccatcaagagggtaggggacctgtaGGCTTTTTTCGGTCAACGAATCGTGCCTACAGGTTTGGGCCTGTGGATTCCTAGGCCCGGCtatgtgcccaaggttcccactaccccattcagagaccaggtggtgaaccttcaatcGCTGTCCCTGGAgaaggcagacccagccctgtcATTGttttgtcccgtccgagcactaagatgaTACGTTGaacggacacaaagcttcaggacctcagaccagctcttttttttttctgggtcggcttgttaaccgctccagagcatccatacagtagaccctgtcgagctcctccgttcccctcggcagccagatctggcgccaggccctctcaaTGAATTTGTGAGAACCGTTGAGGGCTGGGAGTCAATAATAAgctttattaccatttaaatta from Puntigrus tetrazona isolate hp1 chromosome 4, ASM1883169v1, whole genome shotgun sequence carries:
- the LOC122343094 gene encoding gastrula zinc finger protein XlCGF8.2DB-like; this translates as MFSQKESLKVHTKAHAEKKPFVCSLCGQSFTRESHLIIHTRIHTGERPFACEQCGKSFRRNGDLKTHMTIHTGERPHTCTECGKYFTQKKNLKVHTRIHTGEKPYTCQLCEMSFLRSGGLRSHMRVHTGVKPHACKLCGKSFTRRENFTSHMRVHTGERPFVCVLCGKSFSYKESLNYHTALHSRENRFKCQQCQSRFADASRLEDHVRIHVGEKPFMCRHCGKSLKNSSKLEIHARVHTGEKSFACSQCGKSFTVKRNLKVHENLHRRKIHQSKQAEITC